The following coding sequences are from one Rattus rattus isolate New Zealand chromosome 11, Rrattus_CSIRO_v1, whole genome shotgun sequence window:
- the Naa11 gene encoding N-alpha-acetyltransferase 11 isoform X1 → MNIRNARPEDLMNMQHCNLLCLPENYQMKYYFYHGLSWPQLSYIAEDEDGKIVGYVLAKMEEDPDDVPHGHITSLAVKRSHRRLGLAQKLMDQASRAMIENFSAKYVSLHVRKSNRAALHLYSNTLNFQVSEVEPKYYADGEDAYAMKRDLAQMADELRRQLVLKKSRYVVLGSEENQEAQDSTLPDAEEACQPENPAGKGSEACQPENPAGKGSEACQPENPAGKDTGSHSTDVQDSSEYLDSTS, encoded by the coding sequence ATGAACATCCGCAATGCCCGACCCGAGGACCTGATGAACATGCAGCACTGCAACCTGCTCTGCCTGCCCGAGAACTACCAGATGAAGTACTACTTCTACCATGGCCTGTCGTGGCCCCAGCTCTCCTACATCGCCGAGGACGAGGACGGCAAGATCGTGGGCTACGTCCTggccaagatggaggaggacccCGATGATGTCCCCCACGGACACATCACCTCGCTGGCCGTGAAGCGCTCGCACCGGCGCCTCGGCCTGGCCCAGAAGCTGATGGACCAGGCCTCACGGGCGATGATCGAGAACTTCAGCGCCAAGTACGTGTCCCTGCACGTCAGGAAGAGCAACAGGGCGGCCCTGCACCTGTATTCTAACACCCTCAACTTCCAGGTTAGTGAGGTGGAACCCAAGTACTATGCCGATGGGGAAGATGCTTACGCCATGAAGCGGGATCTCGCTCAGATGGCTGATGAGCTGAGGAGGCAGCTGGTGCTGAAGAAGAGCAGATACGTGGTTCTGGGCTCTGAGGAGAACCAGGAGGCCCAGGACAGCACACTTCCGGATGCCGAGGAGGCCTGTCAGCCCGAGAACCCGGCAGGCAAAGGCAGTGAGGCCTGTCAGCCCGAGAACCCAGCAGGCAAAGGCAGTGAGGCCTGTCAGCCCGAGAACCCGGCAGGCAAAGACACTGGCAGCCACAGCACTGATGTCCAGGACAGCTCAGAGTACTTGGATTCCACCTCCTAG
- the Naa11 gene encoding N-alpha-acetyltransferase 11 isoform X2 has translation MNIRNARPEDLMNMQHCNLLCLPENYQMKYYFYHGLSWPQLSYIAEDEDGKIVGYVLAKMEEDPDDVPHGHITSLAVKRSHRRLGLAQKLMDQASRAMIENFSAKYVSLHVRKSNRAALHLYSNTLNFQVSEVEPKYYADGEDAYAMKRDLAQMADELRRQLVLKKSRYVVLGSEENQEAQDSTLPDAEEACQPENPAGKGSEACQPENPAGKDTGSHSTDVQDSSEYLDSTS, from the exons ATGAACATCCGCAATGCCCGACCCGAGGACCTGATGAACATGCAGCACTGCAACCTGCTCTGCCTGCCCGAGAACTACCAGATGAAGTACTACTTCTACCATGGCCTGTCGTGGCCCCAGCTCTCCTACATCGCCGAGGACGAGGACGGCAAGATCGTGGGCTACGTCCTggccaagatggaggaggacccCGATGATGTCCCCCACGGACACATCACCTCGCTGGCCGTGAAGCGCTCGCACCGGCGCCTCGGCCTGGCCCAGAAGCTGATGGACCAGGCCTCACGGGCGATGATCGAGAACTTCAGCGCCAAGTACGTGTCCCTGCACGTCAGGAAGAGCAACAGGGCGGCCCTGCACCTGTATTCTAACACCCTCAACTTCCAGGTTAGTGAGGTGGAACCCAAGTACTATGCCGATGGGGAAGATGCTTACGCCATGAAGCGGGATCTCGCTCAGATGGCTGATGAGCTGAGGAGGCAGCTGGTGCTGAAGAAGAGCAGATACGTGGTTCTGGGCTCTGAGGAGAACCAGGAGGCCCAGGACAGCACACTTCCGGATGCCGAGGAG GCCTGTCAGCCCGAGAACCCAGCAGGCAAAGGCAGTGAGGCCTGTCAGCCCGAGAACCCGGCAGGCAAAGACACTGGCAGCCACAGCACTGATGTCCAGGACAGCTCAGAGTACTTGGATTCCACCTCCTAG